A genomic region of Raphanus sativus cultivar WK10039 chromosome 6, ASM80110v3, whole genome shotgun sequence contains the following coding sequences:
- the LOC108813200 gene encoding transportin MOS14 isoform X2 translates to MEMELQRKVAEAIHVLNHDPLSSNRVAANQWLVHFQQTPEAWDVSTSLLTSPIVSLFDLQFFAAQILRRKIQNEASNLQSNAKDALLNALLVSAKRYSSGVPQLLTQICLALSALLLHADPYSKPFDKLMFALQNLQAHDDGNVVLLELLTVLPEEISDTRHLSHHSDLRQQLLSHTSMVLDFLLQQSEKQFVSPLYPHDNNKKILRCLLSWVRAGCFSEIPQGAVPSHPLLNYVFNALQGSTFDLAIEVLVELVTRHEDLPRVLLYKVQLLRDTLLKPALINADPKVVSGLACLMSEIGQAAPCLIVEASSEALILTDALLSCVSFPSEDWEIADSTVQFWSTFATYILSLGGNRQNDRNRVKEIFSPVFSALVDALVLRAQVDEFTSSDESPGLDLPDGLLHFRNNLLELLVDICQLLHPTTFVSKLFFGGLPSDVSMPLREIEAKLFALNAVSEIILQEGEAFDFSLIAQLVSAFSVRPSSELKGFLCVVYRSLADVVGSFSRWISVSPSNARPLLLFLAGGISEPICTHACASALRKICEDAPAVIQETSNLEILMWIGECLEQWNLAFEDEEEVISAITVILGSVANKELQNKLLTQLLSSSYGVLSTLVDDDVESSGRQNPATYTRVLSAVTRGLYRIGTVLSHLATSLSSVPVADGPILSLLTVFWPILEKLFRSEHMESGSLAAAACRALSVAVQSSGEHFMLLLPSVLECLSRNFLSFQSQECYIRTACVIAEEFCHKEEYGSLFITTFERFTQASSLMGINSSYICDQEPDLVEAYVNFASALIRGCHKEVLGTCGTLIEISFQKAAICCTAMHRGAALAALSYLSGFLEVSLSSMIESVNCKSEGSFSVVSVQVVSHCGEGLLSNLVYALLGVAAMSRVHKCSTILQQLAAICSLCERTSWKEILCWKSLQEWLNSAVWALPSEYLKQGEAEKIVREWSEALGGAGIDYLENKSCNFGSNNSSLGGGHMQGKHGRALKRLVRDFADSHRNDPNLNMI, encoded by the exons ATGGAAATGGAGTTACAGAGGAAAGTAGCAGAAGCAATCCACGTCTTGAATCACGATCCTCTCTCTTCCAACAGAGTCGCCGCCAATCAATGGCTTGTTCACTTCCAGCAAACTCCCGAAGCTTGGGACGTCTCCACCTCTCTCCTCACTTCTCCGATTGTCTCCCTTTTCGACCTCCAGTTCTTCGCCGCTCAGATTCTCCGTCGAAAG ATTCAGAACGAAGCATCGAATCTTCAATCTAATGCCAAAGACGCTCTTCTCAACGCACTTCTTGTATCCGCTAAGAGATACAGCTCCGGCGTTCCTcag CTATTGACGCAGATATGTTTAGCTCTCTCGGCGCTTCTTCTACACGCGGATCCTTACTCGAAGCCCTTTGATAAGCTTATGTTTGCGCTTCAGAATCTTCAGGCTCACGATGATGGCAATGTCGTCTTGCTTGAGCTTCTCACTGTCCTTCCTGAAGAGATATCTGACACTCGCCATCTTTCTCATCACTCTGATCTTCGTCAACAG TTGCTCTCGCATACTTCCATGGTTCTAGACTTCTTACTCCAGCAGTCTGAGAAGCAATTCGTCTCCCCTCTTTACCCGCATGACAACAATAAGAAAATACTTCGTTGCTTACTGAGTTGG GTCCGTGCTGGATGTTTCTCTGAGATTCCACAAGGCGCAGTGCCATCACATCCCCTTCTTAACTATGTCTTCAATGCTCTGCAG GGTTCTACTTTTGATCTCGCCATTGAGGTGCTTGTTGAACTCGTGACTCGGCATGAG GATCTTCCTCGGGTTTTATTGTACAAAGTACAGTTGCTCAGAGATACACTTCTAAAACCAGCTCTTATAAATGCTGATCCAAAAGTTGTCTCTGGCCTGGCTTGCTTGATGTCTGAGATCGGACAGGCT GCACCATGCTTGATCGTTGAAGCAAGTTCTGAAGCTCTTATTCTGACCGATGCCCTTTTGAg CTGTGTGTCATTTCCAAGTGAAGACTGGGAAATTGCAGACTCGACTGTACAATTTTG GTCAACTTTTGCAACGTATATACTTAGCCTAGGTGGAAACAGACAGAACGACCGAAATCGTGTAAAAGAAATATTCTCACCAGTTTTCTCAGCTTTAGTTGATGCCCTTGTGCTGCGCGCTCAG GTTGATGAGTTTACCTCCAGTGATGAGAGTCCAGGGCTGGACCTGCCTGATGGCCTGCTGCATTTTAGAAACAATCTTCTTGAGCTCTTGGTAGATATATGTCAGCTACTTCATCCTACAACATTTGTGAGTAAG TTGTTTTTTGGTGGCCTGCCTTCAGATGTTTCAATGCCCTTGAGGGAGATTGAGGCGAAGTTGTTTGCTCTTAATGCG GTTTCTGAAATTATCTTGCAAGAGGGAGAAGCTTTTGATTTTTCATTGATCGCGCAATTGGTTTCTGCATTCTCTGTCAGGCCATCCAGCGAACTCAAGGGATTTTTATGTGTT GTATACAGATCACTGGCAGATGTTGTTGGCTCCTTTTCAAGATGGATCTCTGTTTCTCCAAGTAATGCTAGACCCTTGCT ATTATTTCTTGCAGGAGGGATTTCTGAACCTATTTGTACACATGCTTGTGCCTCTGCTCTGCGTAAAATCTGTGAAGATGCACCAGCTGTAATCCAGGAAACATCAAACTTAGAAATCTTAATGTGGATAGGAGAG TGTTTGGAGCAGTGGAATTTGGCCTtcgaagatgaagaagaagtcatTAGCGCTATCACTGTAATTCTTGGCTCGGTTGCTAACAAAGAgctacaaaataaattattaactcAATTGCTTTCGTCAAGTTATGGAGTCCTCTCAACACTT GTAGATGATGACGTTGAGTCTTCTGGTAGACAGAATCCAGCCACTTACACACGGGTGTTGAGCGCTGTTACAAGAGGTCTTTACAG GATTGGAACTGTACTCAGTCACCTTGCGACGTCTCTGTCATCTGTCCCTGTGGCGGACGGTCCAATTCTTTCTTTGTTGACTGTTTTCTGGCCCATATTGGAGAAGCTATTTAGGTCTGAGCACATGGAGAGTGGAAGTTTGGCTGCTGCAGCATGCCGTGCTCTTTCAGTGGCCGTTCAATCGTCAG GTGAGCACTTTATGCTGCTACTGCCCAGTGTACTTGAGTGTCTGTCGAGGAACTTTCTTTCATTTCAAAGCCAAGAATGTTACATAAGAACAG CCTGTGTAATCGCTGAAGAGTTTTGTCACAAGGAGGAATACGGGTCATTGTTTATCACCACGTTTGAGAGATTTACTCAAGCATCATCACTGATGGGAATAAATTCGTCATATATATGCGACCAAGAACCCGATTTGGTGGAAGCATATGTGAATTTCGCGTCAGCATTAATCCGCGGTTGTCATAAG GAAGTGTTGGGTACTTGTGGAACACTTATTGAAATTTCTTTCCAAAAAGCGGCTATTTGTTGTACAGCTATGCACCGAGGTGCTGCTTTAGCTGCACTGTCGTACTTGTCTG GTTTCTTGGAGGTTTCGCTTTCTTCCATGATTGAAAGCGTGAATTGCAAATCAGAAGGATCATTTAGTGTCGTCTCCGTCCAGGTTGTATCTCACTGTGGAGAGGGACTTTTGTCTAACCTAGTCTATGCTCTACTTGGAGTTGCAGCTATGTCAAGG gtGCATAAGTGTTCGACAATACTTCAACAGTTAGCTGCAATCTGCAGTTTATGTGAGAGAACTTCATGGAAAGAAATCTTGTGCTGGAAGTCTCTCCAAGAATGGCTAAACTCAGCG GTGTGGGCACTCCCAAGCGAGTATCTAAAGCAAGGAGAAGCAGAAAAGATAGTGAGGGAATGGTCAGAAGCTCTGGGAGGTGCAGGGATCGATTACCTTGAGAACAAAAGCTGCAACTTTGGAAGTAATAACAGCAGTTTAGGAGGAGGACATATGCAAGGGAAACACGGTCGAGCATTGAAACGATTAGTCAGAGATTTTGCAGATTCTCATCGCAACGATCCAAATCTAAACATGATATGA
- the LOC108813200 gene encoding transportin MOS14 isoform X3, with amino-acid sequence MEMELQRKVAEAIHVLNHDPLSSNRVAANQWLVHFQQTPEAWDVSTSLLTSPIVSLFDLQFFAAQILRRKIQNEASNLQSNAKDALLNALLVSAKRYSSGVPQICLALSALLLHADPYSKPFDKLMFALQNLQAHDDGNVVLLELLTVLPEEISDTRHLSHHSDLRQQLLSHTSMVLDFLLQQSEKQFVSPLYPHDNNKKILRCLLSWVRAGCFSEIPQGAVPSHPLLNYVFNALQGSTFDLAIEVLVELVTRHEDLPRVLLYKVQLLRDTLLKPALINADPKVVSGLACLMSEIGQAAPCLIVEASSEALILTDALLSCVSFPSEDWEIADSTVQFWSTFATYILSLGGNRQNDRNRVKEIFSPVFSALVDALVLRAQVDEFTSSDESPGLDLPDGLLHFRNNLLELLVDICQLLHPTTFVSKLFFGGLPSDVSMPLREIEAKLFALNAVSEIILQEGEAFDFSLIAQLVSAFSVRPSSELKGFLCVVYRSLADVVGSFSRWISVSPSNARPLLLFLAGGISEPICTHACASALRKICEDAPAVIQETSNLEILMWIGECLEQWNLAFEDEEEVISAITVILGSVANKELQNKLLTQLLSSSYGVLSTLVDDDVESSGRQNPATYTRVLSAVTRGLYRIGTVLSHLATSLSSVPVADGPILSLLTVFWPILEKLFRSEHMESGSLAAAACRALSVAVQSSGEHFMLLLPSVLECLSRNFLSFQSQECYIRTACVIAEEFCHKEEYGSLFITTFERFTQASSLMGINSSYICDQEPDLVEAYVNFASALIRGCHKQEVLGTCGTLIEISFQKAAICCTAMHRGAALAALSYLSGFLEVSLSSMIESVNCKSEGSFSVVSVQVVSHCGEGLLSNLVYALLGVAAMSRVHKCSTILQQLAAICSLCERTSWKEILCWKSLQEWLNSAVWALPSEYLKQGEAEKIVREWSEALGGAGIDYLENKSCNFGSNNSSLGGGHMQGKHGRALKRLVRDFADSHRNDPNLNMI; translated from the exons ATGGAAATGGAGTTACAGAGGAAAGTAGCAGAAGCAATCCACGTCTTGAATCACGATCCTCTCTCTTCCAACAGAGTCGCCGCCAATCAATGGCTTGTTCACTTCCAGCAAACTCCCGAAGCTTGGGACGTCTCCACCTCTCTCCTCACTTCTCCGATTGTCTCCCTTTTCGACCTCCAGTTCTTCGCCGCTCAGATTCTCCGTCGAAAG ATTCAGAACGAAGCATCGAATCTTCAATCTAATGCCAAAGACGCTCTTCTCAACGCACTTCTTGTATCCGCTAAGAGATACAGCTCCGGCGTTCCTcag ATATGTTTAGCTCTCTCGGCGCTTCTTCTACACGCGGATCCTTACTCGAAGCCCTTTGATAAGCTTATGTTTGCGCTTCAGAATCTTCAGGCTCACGATGATGGCAATGTCGTCTTGCTTGAGCTTCTCACTGTCCTTCCTGAAGAGATATCTGACACTCGCCATCTTTCTCATCACTCTGATCTTCGTCAACAG TTGCTCTCGCATACTTCCATGGTTCTAGACTTCTTACTCCAGCAGTCTGAGAAGCAATTCGTCTCCCCTCTTTACCCGCATGACAACAATAAGAAAATACTTCGTTGCTTACTGAGTTGG GTCCGTGCTGGATGTTTCTCTGAGATTCCACAAGGCGCAGTGCCATCACATCCCCTTCTTAACTATGTCTTCAATGCTCTGCAG GGTTCTACTTTTGATCTCGCCATTGAGGTGCTTGTTGAACTCGTGACTCGGCATGAG GATCTTCCTCGGGTTTTATTGTACAAAGTACAGTTGCTCAGAGATACACTTCTAAAACCAGCTCTTATAAATGCTGATCCAAAAGTTGTCTCTGGCCTGGCTTGCTTGATGTCTGAGATCGGACAGGCT GCACCATGCTTGATCGTTGAAGCAAGTTCTGAAGCTCTTATTCTGACCGATGCCCTTTTGAg CTGTGTGTCATTTCCAAGTGAAGACTGGGAAATTGCAGACTCGACTGTACAATTTTG GTCAACTTTTGCAACGTATATACTTAGCCTAGGTGGAAACAGACAGAACGACCGAAATCGTGTAAAAGAAATATTCTCACCAGTTTTCTCAGCTTTAGTTGATGCCCTTGTGCTGCGCGCTCAG GTTGATGAGTTTACCTCCAGTGATGAGAGTCCAGGGCTGGACCTGCCTGATGGCCTGCTGCATTTTAGAAACAATCTTCTTGAGCTCTTGGTAGATATATGTCAGCTACTTCATCCTACAACATTTGTGAGTAAG TTGTTTTTTGGTGGCCTGCCTTCAGATGTTTCAATGCCCTTGAGGGAGATTGAGGCGAAGTTGTTTGCTCTTAATGCG GTTTCTGAAATTATCTTGCAAGAGGGAGAAGCTTTTGATTTTTCATTGATCGCGCAATTGGTTTCTGCATTCTCTGTCAGGCCATCCAGCGAACTCAAGGGATTTTTATGTGTT GTATACAGATCACTGGCAGATGTTGTTGGCTCCTTTTCAAGATGGATCTCTGTTTCTCCAAGTAATGCTAGACCCTTGCT ATTATTTCTTGCAGGAGGGATTTCTGAACCTATTTGTACACATGCTTGTGCCTCTGCTCTGCGTAAAATCTGTGAAGATGCACCAGCTGTAATCCAGGAAACATCAAACTTAGAAATCTTAATGTGGATAGGAGAG TGTTTGGAGCAGTGGAATTTGGCCTtcgaagatgaagaagaagtcatTAGCGCTATCACTGTAATTCTTGGCTCGGTTGCTAACAAAGAgctacaaaataaattattaactcAATTGCTTTCGTCAAGTTATGGAGTCCTCTCAACACTT GTAGATGATGACGTTGAGTCTTCTGGTAGACAGAATCCAGCCACTTACACACGGGTGTTGAGCGCTGTTACAAGAGGTCTTTACAG GATTGGAACTGTACTCAGTCACCTTGCGACGTCTCTGTCATCTGTCCCTGTGGCGGACGGTCCAATTCTTTCTTTGTTGACTGTTTTCTGGCCCATATTGGAGAAGCTATTTAGGTCTGAGCACATGGAGAGTGGAAGTTTGGCTGCTGCAGCATGCCGTGCTCTTTCAGTGGCCGTTCAATCGTCAG GTGAGCACTTTATGCTGCTACTGCCCAGTGTACTTGAGTGTCTGTCGAGGAACTTTCTTTCATTTCAAAGCCAAGAATGTTACATAAGAACAG CCTGTGTAATCGCTGAAGAGTTTTGTCACAAGGAGGAATACGGGTCATTGTTTATCACCACGTTTGAGAGATTTACTCAAGCATCATCACTGATGGGAATAAATTCGTCATATATATGCGACCAAGAACCCGATTTGGTGGAAGCATATGTGAATTTCGCGTCAGCATTAATCCGCGGTTGTCATAAG CAGGAAGTGTTGGGTACTTGTGGAACACTTATTGAAATTTCTTTCCAAAAAGCGGCTATTTGTTGTACAGCTATGCACCGAGGTGCTGCTTTAGCTGCACTGTCGTACTTGTCTG GTTTCTTGGAGGTTTCGCTTTCTTCCATGATTGAAAGCGTGAATTGCAAATCAGAAGGATCATTTAGTGTCGTCTCCGTCCAGGTTGTATCTCACTGTGGAGAGGGACTTTTGTCTAACCTAGTCTATGCTCTACTTGGAGTTGCAGCTATGTCAAGG gtGCATAAGTGTTCGACAATACTTCAACAGTTAGCTGCAATCTGCAGTTTATGTGAGAGAACTTCATGGAAAGAAATCTTGTGCTGGAAGTCTCTCCAAGAATGGCTAAACTCAGCG GTGTGGGCACTCCCAAGCGAGTATCTAAAGCAAGGAGAAGCAGAAAAGATAGTGAGGGAATGGTCAGAAGCTCTGGGAGGTGCAGGGATCGATTACCTTGAGAACAAAAGCTGCAACTTTGGAAGTAATAACAGCAGTTTAGGAGGAGGACATATGCAAGGGAAACACGGTCGAGCATTGAAACGATTAGTCAGAGATTTTGCAGATTCTCATCGCAACGATCCAAATCTAAACATGATATGA
- the LOC108813200 gene encoding transportin MOS14 isoform X1: MEMELQRKVAEAIHVLNHDPLSSNRVAANQWLVHFQQTPEAWDVSTSLLTSPIVSLFDLQFFAAQILRRKIQNEASNLQSNAKDALLNALLVSAKRYSSGVPQLLTQICLALSALLLHADPYSKPFDKLMFALQNLQAHDDGNVVLLELLTVLPEEISDTRHLSHHSDLRQQLLSHTSMVLDFLLQQSEKQFVSPLYPHDNNKKILRCLLSWVRAGCFSEIPQGAVPSHPLLNYVFNALQGSTFDLAIEVLVELVTRHEDLPRVLLYKVQLLRDTLLKPALINADPKVVSGLACLMSEIGQAAPCLIVEASSEALILTDALLSCVSFPSEDWEIADSTVQFWSTFATYILSLGGNRQNDRNRVKEIFSPVFSALVDALVLRAQVDEFTSSDESPGLDLPDGLLHFRNNLLELLVDICQLLHPTTFVSKLFFGGLPSDVSMPLREIEAKLFALNAVSEIILQEGEAFDFSLIAQLVSAFSVRPSSELKGFLCVVYRSLADVVGSFSRWISVSPSNARPLLLFLAGGISEPICTHACASALRKICEDAPAVIQETSNLEILMWIGECLEQWNLAFEDEEEVISAITVILGSVANKELQNKLLTQLLSSSYGVLSTLVDDDVESSGRQNPATYTRVLSAVTRGLYRIGTVLSHLATSLSSVPVADGPILSLLTVFWPILEKLFRSEHMESGSLAAAACRALSVAVQSSGEHFMLLLPSVLECLSRNFLSFQSQECYIRTACVIAEEFCHKEEYGSLFITTFERFTQASSLMGINSSYICDQEPDLVEAYVNFASALIRGCHKQEVLGTCGTLIEISFQKAAICCTAMHRGAALAALSYLSGFLEVSLSSMIESVNCKSEGSFSVVSVQVVSHCGEGLLSNLVYALLGVAAMSRVHKCSTILQQLAAICSLCERTSWKEILCWKSLQEWLNSAVWALPSEYLKQGEAEKIVREWSEALGGAGIDYLENKSCNFGSNNSSLGGGHMQGKHGRALKRLVRDFADSHRNDPNLNMI, encoded by the exons ATGGAAATGGAGTTACAGAGGAAAGTAGCAGAAGCAATCCACGTCTTGAATCACGATCCTCTCTCTTCCAACAGAGTCGCCGCCAATCAATGGCTTGTTCACTTCCAGCAAACTCCCGAAGCTTGGGACGTCTCCACCTCTCTCCTCACTTCTCCGATTGTCTCCCTTTTCGACCTCCAGTTCTTCGCCGCTCAGATTCTCCGTCGAAAG ATTCAGAACGAAGCATCGAATCTTCAATCTAATGCCAAAGACGCTCTTCTCAACGCACTTCTTGTATCCGCTAAGAGATACAGCTCCGGCGTTCCTcag CTATTGACGCAGATATGTTTAGCTCTCTCGGCGCTTCTTCTACACGCGGATCCTTACTCGAAGCCCTTTGATAAGCTTATGTTTGCGCTTCAGAATCTTCAGGCTCACGATGATGGCAATGTCGTCTTGCTTGAGCTTCTCACTGTCCTTCCTGAAGAGATATCTGACACTCGCCATCTTTCTCATCACTCTGATCTTCGTCAACAG TTGCTCTCGCATACTTCCATGGTTCTAGACTTCTTACTCCAGCAGTCTGAGAAGCAATTCGTCTCCCCTCTTTACCCGCATGACAACAATAAGAAAATACTTCGTTGCTTACTGAGTTGG GTCCGTGCTGGATGTTTCTCTGAGATTCCACAAGGCGCAGTGCCATCACATCCCCTTCTTAACTATGTCTTCAATGCTCTGCAG GGTTCTACTTTTGATCTCGCCATTGAGGTGCTTGTTGAACTCGTGACTCGGCATGAG GATCTTCCTCGGGTTTTATTGTACAAAGTACAGTTGCTCAGAGATACACTTCTAAAACCAGCTCTTATAAATGCTGATCCAAAAGTTGTCTCTGGCCTGGCTTGCTTGATGTCTGAGATCGGACAGGCT GCACCATGCTTGATCGTTGAAGCAAGTTCTGAAGCTCTTATTCTGACCGATGCCCTTTTGAg CTGTGTGTCATTTCCAAGTGAAGACTGGGAAATTGCAGACTCGACTGTACAATTTTG GTCAACTTTTGCAACGTATATACTTAGCCTAGGTGGAAACAGACAGAACGACCGAAATCGTGTAAAAGAAATATTCTCACCAGTTTTCTCAGCTTTAGTTGATGCCCTTGTGCTGCGCGCTCAG GTTGATGAGTTTACCTCCAGTGATGAGAGTCCAGGGCTGGACCTGCCTGATGGCCTGCTGCATTTTAGAAACAATCTTCTTGAGCTCTTGGTAGATATATGTCAGCTACTTCATCCTACAACATTTGTGAGTAAG TTGTTTTTTGGTGGCCTGCCTTCAGATGTTTCAATGCCCTTGAGGGAGATTGAGGCGAAGTTGTTTGCTCTTAATGCG GTTTCTGAAATTATCTTGCAAGAGGGAGAAGCTTTTGATTTTTCATTGATCGCGCAATTGGTTTCTGCATTCTCTGTCAGGCCATCCAGCGAACTCAAGGGATTTTTATGTGTT GTATACAGATCACTGGCAGATGTTGTTGGCTCCTTTTCAAGATGGATCTCTGTTTCTCCAAGTAATGCTAGACCCTTGCT ATTATTTCTTGCAGGAGGGATTTCTGAACCTATTTGTACACATGCTTGTGCCTCTGCTCTGCGTAAAATCTGTGAAGATGCACCAGCTGTAATCCAGGAAACATCAAACTTAGAAATCTTAATGTGGATAGGAGAG TGTTTGGAGCAGTGGAATTTGGCCTtcgaagatgaagaagaagtcatTAGCGCTATCACTGTAATTCTTGGCTCGGTTGCTAACAAAGAgctacaaaataaattattaactcAATTGCTTTCGTCAAGTTATGGAGTCCTCTCAACACTT GTAGATGATGACGTTGAGTCTTCTGGTAGACAGAATCCAGCCACTTACACACGGGTGTTGAGCGCTGTTACAAGAGGTCTTTACAG GATTGGAACTGTACTCAGTCACCTTGCGACGTCTCTGTCATCTGTCCCTGTGGCGGACGGTCCAATTCTTTCTTTGTTGACTGTTTTCTGGCCCATATTGGAGAAGCTATTTAGGTCTGAGCACATGGAGAGTGGAAGTTTGGCTGCTGCAGCATGCCGTGCTCTTTCAGTGGCCGTTCAATCGTCAG GTGAGCACTTTATGCTGCTACTGCCCAGTGTACTTGAGTGTCTGTCGAGGAACTTTCTTTCATTTCAAAGCCAAGAATGTTACATAAGAACAG CCTGTGTAATCGCTGAAGAGTTTTGTCACAAGGAGGAATACGGGTCATTGTTTATCACCACGTTTGAGAGATTTACTCAAGCATCATCACTGATGGGAATAAATTCGTCATATATATGCGACCAAGAACCCGATTTGGTGGAAGCATATGTGAATTTCGCGTCAGCATTAATCCGCGGTTGTCATAAG CAGGAAGTGTTGGGTACTTGTGGAACACTTATTGAAATTTCTTTCCAAAAAGCGGCTATTTGTTGTACAGCTATGCACCGAGGTGCTGCTTTAGCTGCACTGTCGTACTTGTCTG GTTTCTTGGAGGTTTCGCTTTCTTCCATGATTGAAAGCGTGAATTGCAAATCAGAAGGATCATTTAGTGTCGTCTCCGTCCAGGTTGTATCTCACTGTGGAGAGGGACTTTTGTCTAACCTAGTCTATGCTCTACTTGGAGTTGCAGCTATGTCAAGG gtGCATAAGTGTTCGACAATACTTCAACAGTTAGCTGCAATCTGCAGTTTATGTGAGAGAACTTCATGGAAAGAAATCTTGTGCTGGAAGTCTCTCCAAGAATGGCTAAACTCAGCG GTGTGGGCACTCCCAAGCGAGTATCTAAAGCAAGGAGAAGCAGAAAAGATAGTGAGGGAATGGTCAGAAGCTCTGGGAGGTGCAGGGATCGATTACCTTGAGAACAAAAGCTGCAACTTTGGAAGTAATAACAGCAGTTTAGGAGGAGGACATATGCAAGGGAAACACGGTCGAGCATTGAAACGATTAGTCAGAGATTTTGCAGATTCTCATCGCAACGATCCAAATCTAAACATGATATGA
- the LOC108808351 gene encoding glutathione S-transferase T3-like: MDSRHPYSQASGPYSQASGSYSQASGSYSQAAGPYSQSSGYVGLLQSQNISYESFASEIPHFSSQQADAPTPPVDRRERRKWTPADDELLISAWLNTSKDPIVGNDQKSGTFWDRVKDYIAETGRDKRAFLHCKQRWHKINDLTNKFCGAHAAAERQMTSGQNDNDVLKMAHDIYFSDHNSKFTLEHAWCVLRYEQKWLSLNPPKPTASGKRKVGETDSQTSATNVADPDVRPEGVKAAKARRNKTEGKSLADYASIWEMKKEDLATKEKLSKLAILDSLIARKDTLSEAEEVVKNKLLALYF, encoded by the coding sequence ATGGATTCAAGGCATCCATATAGCCAGGCCTCTGGTCCATATAGCCAGGCTTCTGGTTCATATAGCCAGGCCTCTGGTTCATATAGCCAGGCCGCTGGTCCATATAGCCAGTCCTCTGGTTATGTAGGCCTCCTTCAGAGCCAAAATATCTCGTATGAGAGTTTTGCCTCTGAAATTCCTCATTTCAGTTCACAACAAGCCGACGCTCCAACTCCACCTGTGGACCGTAGGGAGAGAAGGAAGTGGACACCAGCCGATGACGAGCTCCTAATAAGTGCATGGCTAAACACATCTAAGGATCCTATTGTGGGTAATGACCAAAAGAGCGGGACCTTCTGGGATCGAGTAAAAGATTATATTGCAGAGACTGGTCGTGACAAGAGAGCATTCCTCCATTGTAAGCAAAGGTGGCACAAGATCAATGACCTGACTAACAAGTTCTGTGGTGCACATGCGGCTGCAGAGAGACAAATGACGAGTGGGCAGAACGACAATGATGTTCTCAAGATGGCTCATGACATCTACTTCTCTGATCACAATTCCAAATTTACTCTTGAGCATGCGTGGTGTGTCCTGAGGTATGAGCAGAAATGGCTTAGCCTTAACCCTCCTAAACCTACTGCCAGTGGAAAGAGAAAAGTTGGTGAGACAGATTCCCAAACTTCAGCCACCAATGTTGCTGATCCTGATGTCAGGCCTGAAGGTGTGAAGGCGGCAAAAGCTAGAAGAAACAAAACTGAAGGGAAGTCTCTAGCAGACTACGCAAGCATTTGGGAAATGAAGAAGGAGGATTTGGCAACGAAGGAGAAACTATCCAAGCTGGCCATACTCGACAGTCTCATTGCGAGAAAAGACACACTGAGTGAGGCTGAAGAAGTCGTGAAGAACAAGCTGCTGGCCCTGTATTTTTGA